One window of the Borrelia anserina Es genome contains the following:
- a CDS encoding BTA121 domain-containing protein surface lipoprotein: protein MIEVKNYISLFLLLLVMSLLLVVSCDNTASDQGACSMKRKSVVPVKLGGKTVAVSEKKPVAVSEKKPVAVSEKEPVAVSEKKPVAVSEKKPVVVSEKEPVAVSEKKPVVVSEKEPVAVSEKKQVVVSEKKPVAVSEKKPVAVSEKEPVVVSEKKPVAVSEKEPVAVSEKKPVAVSEKEPVAVSEKKQVELSSKVDEAKDIKNFDDIYDEMSRDEQAVIDYMRSVLTDPSIGSDGNYYHFDDDTLEDLLADFGIEKLQKICSVLKVIIEADRLIDQIKNKDLKEEAKIRFNVRKNDYSRHLKEKVFSMKDIKLIYSAFLYPSAEPSFSYPIVEVKREAACVLTAEKKYSALSSDDKAIIDYLAFSKACLYKDEPPRSLYTFYSFYVNLGKLDSAQFDNFMRDSRFKVLEGGTIDDVRNKTFKCSFNVQV from the coding sequence ATGATAGAGGTAAAGAATTATATTTCGTTATTTTTATTATTACTAGTAATGAGTTTATTGCTAGTAGTGAGTTGTGATAATACAGCATCCGATCAAGGTGCTTGTTCTATGAAGCGGAAGTCGGTGGTTCCGGTTAAGTTAGGTGGTAAGACGGTTGCAGTGAGTGAGAAAAAACCGGTTGCAGTAAGTGAGAAAAAACCGGTTGCAGTAAGTGAGAAAGAACCGGTTGCAGTGAGTGAGAAAAAACCGGTTGCAGTGAGTGAGAAAAAACCGGTTGTAGTGAGTGAGAAAGAACCGGTTGCAGTGAGTGAGAAAAAACCGGTTGTAGTGAGTGAGAAAGAACCGGTTGCAGTGAGTGAGAAAAAACAGGTTGTAGTAAGTGAGAAAAAACCGGTTGCAGTAAGTGAGAAAAAACCGGTTGCAGTGAGTGAGAAAGAACCGGTTGTAGTAAGTGAGAAAAAACCGGTTGCAGTAAGTGAGAAAGAACCGGTTGCAGTAAGTGAGAAAAAACCGGTTGCAGTGAGTGAGAAAGAACCGGTTGCAGTGAGTGAGAAAAAACAGGTTGAATTAAGTAGTAAAGTAGATGAAGCAAAAGATATAAAAAATTTTGATGATATATATGACGAGATGTCTAGAGATGAACAGGCAGTAATTGATTATATGAGAAGTGTATTAACTGATCCTTCTATTGGTAGTGATGGGAATTATTATCATTTTGATGATGACACTTTAGAGGACTTGTTAGCTGATTTTGGTATTGAGAAGCTTCAGAAGATTTGCAGTGTTCTTAAAGTAATAATAGAAGCTGATCGGCTTATTGATCAGATTAAGAATAAAGATTTGAAAGAAGAAGCAAAAATTCGTTTTAATGTTCGTAAGAATGACTATTCAAGACATCTCAAAGAAAAGGTATTTAGTATGAAAGATATTAAGTTGATATATAGTGCGTTCCTGTATCCTTCTGCGGAGCCTTCTTTTAGTTATCCTATTGTTGAGGTAAAAAGAGAAGCTGCCTGTGTTTTAACGGCTGAAAAGAAATATTCAGCGTTATCAAGTGATGATAAGGCAATAATTGATTATTTAGCATTTTCAAAAGCGTGTTTGTATAAAGATGAACCTCCAAGAAGTTTATATACTTTTTATAGTTTTTATGTTAACTTAGGAAAGTTGGATAGTGCTCAGTTTGATAATTTTATGAGAGATTCACGATTTAAAGTACTAGAAGGAGGTACTATTGATGATGTTCGTAATAAAACATTTAAATGTTCATTTAATGTTCAAGTTTGA